The genome window GGAAGGAATTGCTGCGCAATATTATTGGAAACAATTATTTGACAATTTTACGAGAGAACGAGATGGTGATGCTCCTAATAATTTTCTGAATTTTGGATATGCTATTCTTCGAAGTATGGTTGCAAGAGCTTTAGTGAGTTCTGGATTAAATCCTACCATTGGTATTTTTCATCGTAATAAATACAATCCGTATTGCTTGGCTGATGATATAATGGAACCATATCGACCTTATGTTGATGAATTGGTATTAGAATGGATGAATAAGCCTTTTCGACCGACTGAAATGAGTAAAGATGCTAAAGCACATTTATTACAAATAGCAACAAAAGATGTGAAAATAGATGGTTTGAAAAGACCTTTGTTGGTAGCGATAAGCTCTACAACAAGTTCTTTGTATAAGTGTATGACAGGGGAGCAGCGTGTGATTCGTTTTCCTGAAATGACATGAGTTTTAGTCGTTATAATGCTTATCGTATTATGTGGGTTTTAGTTTTGTTTGATTTGCCAACAGAAACAAAAAAGCAAAGAAGTCAGGCAACTCGCTTTAGAAAAGAGTTGATTGACGATGGATTTACTATGTTTCAGTTTTCTATTTATTTGAGACATTGTCCAAGTAGAGAAAATGCTGAGGTACATATAAAACGAACCAAATCTAAATTACCTGAATTTGGGAAAGTAGGAATTATTTGTATT of Empedobacter falsenii contains these proteins:
- the cas1 gene encoding type II CRISPR-associated endonuclease Cas1 — its product is MLKRTIYIGNPSYLKLKDNQLKIEDVITKEIKGSVPIEDLGFLVLDHYQITISHQLIVTLQQNNVAIISCDDSHMPLGLMLPMNGHVEHSERLKHQINVSEPLRKQLWKQTIEAKIYQQKALLSKFGFVEEPMQNYLTNVKSGDSTNMEGIAAQYYWKQLFDNFTRERDGDAPNNFLNFGYAILRSMVARALVSSGLNPTIGIFHRNKYNPYCLADDIMEPYRPYVDELVLEWMNKPFRPTEMSKDAKAHLLQIATKDVKIDGLKRPLLVAISSTTSSLYKCMTGEQRVIRFPEMT
- the cas2 gene encoding CRISPR-associated endonuclease Cas2, encoding MSFSRYNAYRIMWVLVLFDLPTETKKQRSQATRFRKELIDDGFTMFQFSIYLRHCPSRENAEVHIKRTKSKLPEFGKVGIICITDKQFGQMEIFFSKKETDLPTGPQQLELF